Proteins co-encoded in one Erinaceus europaeus chromosome X, mEriEur2.1, whole genome shotgun sequence genomic window:
- the CDK16 gene encoding cyclin-dependent kinase 16 isoform X5 has protein sequence MDRMKKIKRQLSMTLRGGRGIDKTNGAPEQIGLNESGGGGNDLGEAPTRAAPGESRSVRGPLSSAPEVVHEDLKMGSDGESDQASATSSDEVQSPVRVRMRNHPPRKISTEDINKRLSLPADIRLPEGYLEKLTLNSPIFDKPLSRRLRRVSLSEIGFGKLETYIKLDKLGEGTYATVYKGKSKLTDNLVALKEIRLEHEEGAPCTAIREVSLLKDLKHANIVTLHDIIHTEKSLTLVFEYLDKDLKQYLDDCGNVINMHNVKLFLFQLLRGLSYCHRQKVLHRDLKPQNLLINERGELKLADFGLARAKSIPTKTYSNEVVTLWYRPPDILLGSTDYSTQIDMWGVGCIFYEMATGRPLFPGSTVEEQLHFIFRILGTPTEETWPGILSNEEFKTYNYPKYRSEALLSHAPRLDSDGADLLTKLLQFEGRNRISAEDSMKHPFFLSLGDRIHKLPDTTSIFALKEIQLQKEASLRCSSVPDSGRRAFRVVDTEF, from the exons ATGGATCGGATGAAGAAGATCAAACGGCAGTTGTCAATGACACTCCGAGGGGGCCGAGGTATAGACAAGACCAACGGTGCCCCTGAACAGATAGGCCTGAAtgagagtggtggtggtggcaatgACCTTGGAGAGGCCCCTACACGCGCCGCCCCTGGGGAATCCCGCTCTGTACGGGGCCCACTGAGCTCTGCACCAG AGGTTGTACATGAGGATTTAAAGATGGGGTCCGACGGGGAGAGCGACCAAGCTTCAGCCACATCCTCTGATGAGGTGCAGTCTCCTGTGAGGGTGCGCATGAGAAACCACCCCCCACGCAAGATCTCCACCGAG GACATCAACAAACGCCTGTCGCTACCAGCTGACATCCGGCTGCCAGAGGGCTACCTAGAGAAGCTGACACTCAACAGTCCCATCTTTGACAAGCCCCTCAGCCGTCGCCTCCGCCGTGTCAGCCTG TCTGAGATTGGCTTTGGGAAGCTGGAGACCTACATCAAGCTGGACAAGCTGGGCGAG GGTACCTATGCCACTGTCTACAAAGGCAAAAGCAAGCTCACAGACAACCTGGTGGCACTCAAGGAGATCAGACTGGAACACGAAGAAGGGGCACCATGCACCGCCATCCGGGAAG TGTCCCTGCTGAAGGACCTCAAACACGCCAACATCGTCACGCTACACGACATCATCCACACAGAGAAGTCCCTCACCCTTGTCTTTGAGTACCTG GACAAGGACCTGAAGCAGTACCTGGATGACTGTGGGAACGTCATCAACATGCACAATGTGAAA CTGTTCCTGTTCCAGCTGCTCCGTGGCCTGTCCTACTGCCACCGGCAGAAGGTGCTACACAGAGACCTCAAGCCCCAGAATCTGCTCATCAACGAGAGAGGAGAGCTCAAGCTGGCTGACTTtg GCCTGGCCCGGGCCAAGTCGATCCCAACGAAGACCTATTCTAATGAGGTAGTGACACTGTGGTACCGGCCCCCTGACATCCTACTTGGGTCCACAGACTACTCGACCCAGATTGACATGTG gggTGTGGGCTGCATCTTCTATGAGATGGCCACAGGCCGCCCCCTCTTCCCGGGCTCCACAGTGGAGGAACAGCTGCACTTCATCTTTCGCATCTTGG GGACCCCCACTGAGGAGACCTGGCCAGGCATCCTGTCAAATGAAGAATTTAAAACCTACAACTACCCTAAGTACCGATCTGAGGCCCTTTTGAGCCACGCACCCCG ACTTGACAGCGACGGCGCTGACCTCCTCACCAAACTGCTGCAG TTTGAAGGTCGCAATCGGATCTCCGCTGAGGATTCCATGAAACACCCATTCTTCCTCAGTCTGGGGGATCGAATACACAAACTTCCTGACA CTACTTCCATATTTGCACTAAAGGAGATCCAGCTACAAAAGGAGGCCAGCCTCCGGTGTTCGTCGGTGCCTGACTCAG gcaggcgaGCTTTTCGTGTGGTGGACACCGAGTTCTAA
- the CDK16 gene encoding cyclin-dependent kinase 16 isoform X1, with translation MDRMKKIKRQLSMTLRGGRGIDKTNGAPEQIGLNESGGGGNDLGEAPTRAAPGESRSVRGPLSSAPVVPSGLLPPVQLRSAFLGPLATSASACPLGTGPAAIATSPPNRMLHQVVHEDLKMGSDGESDQASATSSDEVQSPVRVRMRNHPPRKISTEDINKRLSLPADIRLPEGYLEKLTLNSPIFDKPLSRRLRRVSLSEIGFGKLETYIKLDKLGEGTYATVYKGKSKLTDNLVALKEIRLEHEEGAPCTAIREVSLLKDLKHANIVTLHDIIHTEKSLTLVFEYLDKDLKQYLDDCGNVINMHNVKLFLFQLLRGLSYCHRQKVLHRDLKPQNLLINERGELKLADFGLARAKSIPTKTYSNEVVTLWYRPPDILLGSTDYSTQIDMWGVGCIFYEMATGRPLFPGSTVEEQLHFIFRILGTPTEETWPGILSNEEFKTYNYPKYRSEALLSHAPRLDSDGADLLTKLLQFEGRNRISAEDSMKHPFFLSLGDRIHKLPDTTSIFALKEIQLQKEASLRCSSVPDSGTQPLFGTLTISRPWGRLWESMPRPLAFLPLPALGGPGDYRRLWEMDKVGALNLSLL, from the exons ATGGATCGGATGAAGAAGATCAAACGGCAGTTGTCAATGACACTCCGAGGGGGCCGAGGTATAGACAAGACCAACGGTGCCCCTGAACAGATAGGCCTGAAtgagagtggtggtggtggcaatgACCTTGGAGAGGCCCCTACACGCGCCGCCCCTGGGGAATCCCGCTCTGTACGGGGCCCACTGAGCTCTGCACCAG TAGTCCCCTCCGGCCTCCTGCCACCTGTTCAGCTTCGGTCCGCCTTCCTGGGGCCTTTGGCTACCTCTGCCAGTGCTTGCCCACTTGGGACTGGGCCAGCTGCAATCGCAACATCCCCCCCGAACAGGATGCTCCACC AGGTTGTACATGAGGATTTAAAGATGGGGTCCGACGGGGAGAGCGACCAAGCTTCAGCCACATCCTCTGATGAGGTGCAGTCTCCTGTGAGGGTGCGCATGAGAAACCACCCCCCACGCAAGATCTCCACCGAG GACATCAACAAACGCCTGTCGCTACCAGCTGACATCCGGCTGCCAGAGGGCTACCTAGAGAAGCTGACACTCAACAGTCCCATCTTTGACAAGCCCCTCAGCCGTCGCCTCCGCCGTGTCAGCCTG TCTGAGATTGGCTTTGGGAAGCTGGAGACCTACATCAAGCTGGACAAGCTGGGCGAG GGTACCTATGCCACTGTCTACAAAGGCAAAAGCAAGCTCACAGACAACCTGGTGGCACTCAAGGAGATCAGACTGGAACACGAAGAAGGGGCACCATGCACCGCCATCCGGGAAG TGTCCCTGCTGAAGGACCTCAAACACGCCAACATCGTCACGCTACACGACATCATCCACACAGAGAAGTCCCTCACCCTTGTCTTTGAGTACCTG GACAAGGACCTGAAGCAGTACCTGGATGACTGTGGGAACGTCATCAACATGCACAATGTGAAA CTGTTCCTGTTCCAGCTGCTCCGTGGCCTGTCCTACTGCCACCGGCAGAAGGTGCTACACAGAGACCTCAAGCCCCAGAATCTGCTCATCAACGAGAGAGGAGAGCTCAAGCTGGCTGACTTtg GCCTGGCCCGGGCCAAGTCGATCCCAACGAAGACCTATTCTAATGAGGTAGTGACACTGTGGTACCGGCCCCCTGACATCCTACTTGGGTCCACAGACTACTCGACCCAGATTGACATGTG gggTGTGGGCTGCATCTTCTATGAGATGGCCACAGGCCGCCCCCTCTTCCCGGGCTCCACAGTGGAGGAACAGCTGCACTTCATCTTTCGCATCTTGG GGACCCCCACTGAGGAGACCTGGCCAGGCATCCTGTCAAATGAAGAATTTAAAACCTACAACTACCCTAAGTACCGATCTGAGGCCCTTTTGAGCCACGCACCCCG ACTTGACAGCGACGGCGCTGACCTCCTCACCAAACTGCTGCAG TTTGAAGGTCGCAATCGGATCTCCGCTGAGGATTCCATGAAACACCCATTCTTCCTCAGTCTGGGGGATCGAATACACAAACTTCCTGACA CTACTTCCATATTTGCACTAAAGGAGATCCAGCTACAAAAGGAGGCCAGCCTCCGGTGTTCGTCGGTGCCTGACTCAG GGACACAGCCCTTATTTGGAACTTTGACCATCAGTAGACCCTGGGGTCGGCTATGGGAAAGCATGCCTCGGCCACTCGCCTTCCTACCCCTGCCTGCTCTAGGGGGACCTGGGGACTACCGGAGACTCTGGGAGATGGACAAGGTGGGGGCCCTGAATCTTTCCCTCCTGTAG
- the CDK16 gene encoding cyclin-dependent kinase 16 isoform X2 yields MDRMKKIKRQLSMTLRGGRGIDKTNGAPEQIGLNESGGGGNDLGEAPTRAAPGESRSVRGPLSSAPVVPSGLLPPVQLRSAFLGPLATSASACPLGTGPAAIATSPPNRMLHQVVHEDLKMGSDGESDQASATSSDEVQSPVRVRMRNHPPRKISTEDINKRLSLPADIRLPEGYLEKLTLNSPIFDKPLSRRLRRVSLSEIGFGKLETYIKLDKLGEGTYATVYKGKSKLTDNLVALKEIRLEHEEGAPCTAIREVSLLKDLKHANIVTLHDIIHTEKSLTLVFEYLDKDLKQYLDDCGNVINMHNVKLFLFQLLRGLSYCHRQKVLHRDLKPQNLLINERGELKLADFGLARAKSIPTKTYSNEVVTLWYRPPDILLGSTDYSTQIDMWGVGCIFYEMATGRPLFPGSTVEEQLHFIFRILGTPTEETWPGILSNEEFKTYNYPKYRSEALLSHAPRLDSDGADLLTKLLQFEGRNRISAEDSMKHPFFLSLGDRIHKLPDTTSIFALKEIQLQKEASLRCSSVPDSVAGGQHGRASLPH; encoded by the exons ATGGATCGGATGAAGAAGATCAAACGGCAGTTGTCAATGACACTCCGAGGGGGCCGAGGTATAGACAAGACCAACGGTGCCCCTGAACAGATAGGCCTGAAtgagagtggtggtggtggcaatgACCTTGGAGAGGCCCCTACACGCGCCGCCCCTGGGGAATCCCGCTCTGTACGGGGCCCACTGAGCTCTGCACCAG TAGTCCCCTCCGGCCTCCTGCCACCTGTTCAGCTTCGGTCCGCCTTCCTGGGGCCTTTGGCTACCTCTGCCAGTGCTTGCCCACTTGGGACTGGGCCAGCTGCAATCGCAACATCCCCCCCGAACAGGATGCTCCACC AGGTTGTACATGAGGATTTAAAGATGGGGTCCGACGGGGAGAGCGACCAAGCTTCAGCCACATCCTCTGATGAGGTGCAGTCTCCTGTGAGGGTGCGCATGAGAAACCACCCCCCACGCAAGATCTCCACCGAG GACATCAACAAACGCCTGTCGCTACCAGCTGACATCCGGCTGCCAGAGGGCTACCTAGAGAAGCTGACACTCAACAGTCCCATCTTTGACAAGCCCCTCAGCCGTCGCCTCCGCCGTGTCAGCCTG TCTGAGATTGGCTTTGGGAAGCTGGAGACCTACATCAAGCTGGACAAGCTGGGCGAG GGTACCTATGCCACTGTCTACAAAGGCAAAAGCAAGCTCACAGACAACCTGGTGGCACTCAAGGAGATCAGACTGGAACACGAAGAAGGGGCACCATGCACCGCCATCCGGGAAG TGTCCCTGCTGAAGGACCTCAAACACGCCAACATCGTCACGCTACACGACATCATCCACACAGAGAAGTCCCTCACCCTTGTCTTTGAGTACCTG GACAAGGACCTGAAGCAGTACCTGGATGACTGTGGGAACGTCATCAACATGCACAATGTGAAA CTGTTCCTGTTCCAGCTGCTCCGTGGCCTGTCCTACTGCCACCGGCAGAAGGTGCTACACAGAGACCTCAAGCCCCAGAATCTGCTCATCAACGAGAGAGGAGAGCTCAAGCTGGCTGACTTtg GCCTGGCCCGGGCCAAGTCGATCCCAACGAAGACCTATTCTAATGAGGTAGTGACACTGTGGTACCGGCCCCCTGACATCCTACTTGGGTCCACAGACTACTCGACCCAGATTGACATGTG gggTGTGGGCTGCATCTTCTATGAGATGGCCACAGGCCGCCCCCTCTTCCCGGGCTCCACAGTGGAGGAACAGCTGCACTTCATCTTTCGCATCTTGG GGACCCCCACTGAGGAGACCTGGCCAGGCATCCTGTCAAATGAAGAATTTAAAACCTACAACTACCCTAAGTACCGATCTGAGGCCCTTTTGAGCCACGCACCCCG ACTTGACAGCGACGGCGCTGACCTCCTCACCAAACTGCTGCAG TTTGAAGGTCGCAATCGGATCTCCGCTGAGGATTCCATGAAACACCCATTCTTCCTCAGTCTGGGGGATCGAATACACAAACTTCCTGACA CTACTTCCATATTTGCACTAAAGGAGATCCAGCTACAAAAGGAGGCCAGCCTCCGGTGTTCGTCGGTGCCTGACTCAG TTGCCGGCGGACAGCATGGCCGTGCCAGCCTCCCACACTGA
- the CDK16 gene encoding cyclin-dependent kinase 16 isoform X3 encodes MDRMKKIKRQLSMTLRGGRGIDKTNGAPEQIGLNESGGGGNDLGEAPTRAAPGESRSVRGPLSSAPVVPSGLLPPVQLRSAFLGPLATSASACPLGTGPAAIATSPPNRMLHQVVHEDLKMGSDGESDQASATSSDEVQSPVRVRMRNHPPRKISTEDINKRLSLPADIRLPEGYLEKLTLNSPIFDKPLSRRLRRVSLSEIGFGKLETYIKLDKLGEGTYATVYKGKSKLTDNLVALKEIRLEHEEGAPCTAIREVSLLKDLKHANIVTLHDIIHTEKSLTLVFEYLDKDLKQYLDDCGNVINMHNVKLFLFQLLRGLSYCHRQKVLHRDLKPQNLLINERGELKLADFGLARAKSIPTKTYSNEVVTLWYRPPDILLGSTDYSTQIDMWGVGCIFYEMATGRPLFPGSTVEEQLHFIFRILGTPTEETWPGILSNEEFKTYNYPKYRSEALLSHAPRLDSDGADLLTKLLQFEGRNRISAEDSMKHPFFLSLGDRIHKLPDTTSIFALKEIQLQKEASLRCSSVPDSGRRAFRVVDTEF; translated from the exons ATGGATCGGATGAAGAAGATCAAACGGCAGTTGTCAATGACACTCCGAGGGGGCCGAGGTATAGACAAGACCAACGGTGCCCCTGAACAGATAGGCCTGAAtgagagtggtggtggtggcaatgACCTTGGAGAGGCCCCTACACGCGCCGCCCCTGGGGAATCCCGCTCTGTACGGGGCCCACTGAGCTCTGCACCAG TAGTCCCCTCCGGCCTCCTGCCACCTGTTCAGCTTCGGTCCGCCTTCCTGGGGCCTTTGGCTACCTCTGCCAGTGCTTGCCCACTTGGGACTGGGCCAGCTGCAATCGCAACATCCCCCCCGAACAGGATGCTCCACC AGGTTGTACATGAGGATTTAAAGATGGGGTCCGACGGGGAGAGCGACCAAGCTTCAGCCACATCCTCTGATGAGGTGCAGTCTCCTGTGAGGGTGCGCATGAGAAACCACCCCCCACGCAAGATCTCCACCGAG GACATCAACAAACGCCTGTCGCTACCAGCTGACATCCGGCTGCCAGAGGGCTACCTAGAGAAGCTGACACTCAACAGTCCCATCTTTGACAAGCCCCTCAGCCGTCGCCTCCGCCGTGTCAGCCTG TCTGAGATTGGCTTTGGGAAGCTGGAGACCTACATCAAGCTGGACAAGCTGGGCGAG GGTACCTATGCCACTGTCTACAAAGGCAAAAGCAAGCTCACAGACAACCTGGTGGCACTCAAGGAGATCAGACTGGAACACGAAGAAGGGGCACCATGCACCGCCATCCGGGAAG TGTCCCTGCTGAAGGACCTCAAACACGCCAACATCGTCACGCTACACGACATCATCCACACAGAGAAGTCCCTCACCCTTGTCTTTGAGTACCTG GACAAGGACCTGAAGCAGTACCTGGATGACTGTGGGAACGTCATCAACATGCACAATGTGAAA CTGTTCCTGTTCCAGCTGCTCCGTGGCCTGTCCTACTGCCACCGGCAGAAGGTGCTACACAGAGACCTCAAGCCCCAGAATCTGCTCATCAACGAGAGAGGAGAGCTCAAGCTGGCTGACTTtg GCCTGGCCCGGGCCAAGTCGATCCCAACGAAGACCTATTCTAATGAGGTAGTGACACTGTGGTACCGGCCCCCTGACATCCTACTTGGGTCCACAGACTACTCGACCCAGATTGACATGTG gggTGTGGGCTGCATCTTCTATGAGATGGCCACAGGCCGCCCCCTCTTCCCGGGCTCCACAGTGGAGGAACAGCTGCACTTCATCTTTCGCATCTTGG GGACCCCCACTGAGGAGACCTGGCCAGGCATCCTGTCAAATGAAGAATTTAAAACCTACAACTACCCTAAGTACCGATCTGAGGCCCTTTTGAGCCACGCACCCCG ACTTGACAGCGACGGCGCTGACCTCCTCACCAAACTGCTGCAG TTTGAAGGTCGCAATCGGATCTCCGCTGAGGATTCCATGAAACACCCATTCTTCCTCAGTCTGGGGGATCGAATACACAAACTTCCTGACA CTACTTCCATATTTGCACTAAAGGAGATCCAGCTACAAAAGGAGGCCAGCCTCCGGTGTTCGTCGGTGCCTGACTCAG gcaggcgaGCTTTTCGTGTGGTGGACACCGAGTTCTAA
- the CDK16 gene encoding cyclin-dependent kinase 16 isoform X4: MDRMKKIKRQLSMTLRGGRGIDKTNGAPEQIGLNESGGGGNDLGEAPTRAAPGESRSVRGPLSSAPEVVHEDLKMGSDGESDQASATSSDEVQSPVRVRMRNHPPRKISTEDINKRLSLPADIRLPEGYLEKLTLNSPIFDKPLSRRLRRVSLSEIGFGKLETYIKLDKLGEGTYATVYKGKSKLTDNLVALKEIRLEHEEGAPCTAIREVSLLKDLKHANIVTLHDIIHTEKSLTLVFEYLDKDLKQYLDDCGNVINMHNVKLFLFQLLRGLSYCHRQKVLHRDLKPQNLLINERGELKLADFGLARAKSIPTKTYSNEVVTLWYRPPDILLGSTDYSTQIDMWGVGCIFYEMATGRPLFPGSTVEEQLHFIFRILGTPTEETWPGILSNEEFKTYNYPKYRSEALLSHAPRLDSDGADLLTKLLQFEGRNRISAEDSMKHPFFLSLGDRIHKLPDTTSIFALKEIQLQKEASLRCSSVPDSGTQPLFGTLTISRPWGRLWESMPRPLAFLPLPALGGPGDYRRLWEMDKVGALNLSLL; this comes from the exons ATGGATCGGATGAAGAAGATCAAACGGCAGTTGTCAATGACACTCCGAGGGGGCCGAGGTATAGACAAGACCAACGGTGCCCCTGAACAGATAGGCCTGAAtgagagtggtggtggtggcaatgACCTTGGAGAGGCCCCTACACGCGCCGCCCCTGGGGAATCCCGCTCTGTACGGGGCCCACTGAGCTCTGCACCAG AGGTTGTACATGAGGATTTAAAGATGGGGTCCGACGGGGAGAGCGACCAAGCTTCAGCCACATCCTCTGATGAGGTGCAGTCTCCTGTGAGGGTGCGCATGAGAAACCACCCCCCACGCAAGATCTCCACCGAG GACATCAACAAACGCCTGTCGCTACCAGCTGACATCCGGCTGCCAGAGGGCTACCTAGAGAAGCTGACACTCAACAGTCCCATCTTTGACAAGCCCCTCAGCCGTCGCCTCCGCCGTGTCAGCCTG TCTGAGATTGGCTTTGGGAAGCTGGAGACCTACATCAAGCTGGACAAGCTGGGCGAG GGTACCTATGCCACTGTCTACAAAGGCAAAAGCAAGCTCACAGACAACCTGGTGGCACTCAAGGAGATCAGACTGGAACACGAAGAAGGGGCACCATGCACCGCCATCCGGGAAG TGTCCCTGCTGAAGGACCTCAAACACGCCAACATCGTCACGCTACACGACATCATCCACACAGAGAAGTCCCTCACCCTTGTCTTTGAGTACCTG GACAAGGACCTGAAGCAGTACCTGGATGACTGTGGGAACGTCATCAACATGCACAATGTGAAA CTGTTCCTGTTCCAGCTGCTCCGTGGCCTGTCCTACTGCCACCGGCAGAAGGTGCTACACAGAGACCTCAAGCCCCAGAATCTGCTCATCAACGAGAGAGGAGAGCTCAAGCTGGCTGACTTtg GCCTGGCCCGGGCCAAGTCGATCCCAACGAAGACCTATTCTAATGAGGTAGTGACACTGTGGTACCGGCCCCCTGACATCCTACTTGGGTCCACAGACTACTCGACCCAGATTGACATGTG gggTGTGGGCTGCATCTTCTATGAGATGGCCACAGGCCGCCCCCTCTTCCCGGGCTCCACAGTGGAGGAACAGCTGCACTTCATCTTTCGCATCTTGG GGACCCCCACTGAGGAGACCTGGCCAGGCATCCTGTCAAATGAAGAATTTAAAACCTACAACTACCCTAAGTACCGATCTGAGGCCCTTTTGAGCCACGCACCCCG ACTTGACAGCGACGGCGCTGACCTCCTCACCAAACTGCTGCAG TTTGAAGGTCGCAATCGGATCTCCGCTGAGGATTCCATGAAACACCCATTCTTCCTCAGTCTGGGGGATCGAATACACAAACTTCCTGACA CTACTTCCATATTTGCACTAAAGGAGATCCAGCTACAAAAGGAGGCCAGCCTCCGGTGTTCGTCGGTGCCTGACTCAG GGACACAGCCCTTATTTGGAACTTTGACCATCAGTAGACCCTGGGGTCGGCTATGGGAAAGCATGCCTCGGCCACTCGCCTTCCTACCCCTGCCTGCTCTAGGGGGACCTGGGGACTACCGGAGACTCTGGGAGATGGACAAGGTGGGGGCCCTGAATCTTTCCCTCCTGTAG